The nucleotide window GGACCAGAACACGACGCGAAATTTCCGGCGCGAACTCGACGCCTCGCTCGCGGAGTTCGACGCGACCGAGGGCGAGGTGCCACACGGCTTCGAGTACGACGGGGCCGTCGTCACGGGCTCTCGGTCCTCGGTGTACTGGGATGAAGACTGGATTCGCGCCACGAAGGCATGGGTCAGTGATGCAATCGACCGCGATATTCCCTTCCTCGGTGTCTGTTGGGGCCATCAACTGCTCGCGGACGTCCTCGGCGGCACCGTCGAGGACATGGGTGCCTACGAGGTTGGCTACAGCGAGATCGAACATTTCGGCGAGTCGCGGCTGTTCGATGGCATCGAGGAGTCGTTCACAGCCTTCACGAGCCACTCCGACGAAGTCTCACGGCTTCCCCCCGGCGCGGAACCGCTCGCCACGAATCAGTATTCCAACCACGGCTTCCGCAAGGACCGGGTCTTCGGCGTCCAGTTCCACCCCGAGTACGACCCGAAGACGGCCCGCGAACTCGTCCACCGCAAAGAACTCTCCGACGAGCGCCGCGACTCCGTCCTCGCCGAGATCACCCGCGACAACTACCAGCAGGCTTGCGAGGCGAAACTCGTCTTCGAGAACTTCCTCGAGTTCGTTCGCGACGTGAACGGAACCGAGGCGGTCGCCGAGTCGGACGCCGGGTCACCATCCGCTCAGTCCTCCGACTAACGGGTGTCTTTCTGCCGTTCTGAGAACACCAGCCTGCGGCGACTGCTGTCCGCAGGCGGACTTGGTTGACTCTCGCCTTCGACGTCGCACTCGAGGCGCTCGCGCTCGTCGGACTCGAAACGCGTCGACAAAACGAGCGACAGCAGCGGTGAAAACCGGTTCAGACCGCGTTAGTCGGCTGCGACTTCGACGTTCGCTTCCTCGGCCTTGCCGATCGCTTCGACGATGAGTTCGGCGACGTCGACGATTTCGATCTCGTCCTCGTAGCCGCCCGTTTTGCGGCCGTCCTCGTACATCGTCATGCACATCGGGCAGGCGACGACGAACTTGTCGATCTCAGGGCCGGCATCGGTGTCCTCGAGCGCTTCGCGGATGCGTTCCTCGCTCGGTTTGGGCTCTTCTTCGAAATCCATCCAGAGGCCACCGCCACCGCCGCCACAGCAGAAGGCGTTGGCGCGGTTACGCGGCATCTCGTCGAGCGTACAGCCCGTCGCTTTGATGAGTTCGCGCGGAGCCTCGTACTCGTCGTTGTACCGGCCGAGATGGCACGGATCGTGGTAGGTGACGGTGTAGTCGAGTTCGGTGCCGGTGAGTTCGAGGTTGCCTTCGGAAACGAGTTCTTCGACTGCTTGCGTCCAGTGGTAGACCTCGATCTCGCCGTCGTCGTTCCAGAACTCCTCGTAGTCAAAGGGCATCATCGGGTCGTCGGCGAACTCCTCGAAGTCGACCTCCGGATACTCGTTTTTGAACGTGTTGTAGGAGTGGGGGTCCGTACAGACGATTTTGTCGAACTCACAGTCCTCCCACGTTTCGACGTGGTGGCCGGCGAGTTCGACGTAGAGGAACTCCTCGCCGACGCGGCGGATGTCGTTGCCGTCGTACTTCTCGTCGTCGAAGAGGATCCCGAAGCTGACGTCCGCTTCCTGCAGAATGGTCGCCAGCGAGCGGGCGACCTGCTTGTTACGCTCGTCGTAGCTCGGGAAGTCGCCAACGTACCAGAGGTAGTCGACCTTCTCTTCGCGGGCGTCGGCCACGTCGAACTCGAGGTCGTCGGTCCAGTCGCCCCGGTTGCGGGGCGAGTCCCCGAACGTGTTGCCGTTTTGCATGACGTTCTGGAAGACGTCCTGCATCGAACTCGAGATGTCGCCCTGGTCGGTCATCTGGCGGTTGAGGCGGGTGAACGACTGGAGGTGTTCGATTTCGACCGGACAGGCGTCCATGCAGGCCATACAGGCCATACAGGACTCCATCGTCTCGGTGTTGATGACGCTCGTGCCGCCGTCGGCGATGATCGGTTTCTCCTCGCCACCGGCATCGAGTTCCTCACGGTATTTTTTCAGGTCGAGGATGACGTTTCGGGGGTCGAGCGGCCGGTCGGAGGCCTTCGCGGGACAGACCGACGAACAGCGACCACACTTGGTACAGGCGTCCTGATCGAGGAGTTCTTTCCAGGTGAAGTCGTCGATGGATTCGGCGTTGGTCGCATCGAGGTCGGCGGGAACGTTCGGGAGCCGGCGACCGGCCTTCTCGTCGCGAACGACGACGTTCGCAAACGAGGAGAGCATGTGAAACGGCTTGGCGTAGGGAATCCACCCGATAAAGAACAGCGCGAGCAGCGAGTGCGACCACCACGTCAGCCAATGGAGCGTCTCGGCGTTCCACGCGAGATTCTCCGCCGCAACGTAGTTCGCACTCAGTGCGGCTTCGGTCGTCGGCAATCCGACTGCGCTAAAGAGCAGTGCGAGTCCGTAGCCGACGAAGCTGACCACTTCGTGGGCCGGCATCCCCGTAATGTAGATACGGAACCCCTCGAGGAGGAAGCCACCGACGCCGAGGCCGAAGAGCGTCCAGATGAAGATGTCGTCTTCGGTCGAGGTATGACGGCCCCAGAGGCGGTGGTTGCGAACCCAGTAGCGCCGATAGAGCGCCATGCCGATGCCGACGACGAACAACAGCCCCATCGCGTCGACCATGAACTGGTAGGCGAGATAGAAGTCGCCCTCCCAGAAGACGAAGCCGAAAAACAGCTCCGTCCCGTACTGTTCGACGGCGATGATCGTCGTCGCGATCAGCAGCGTCAGAAAGCCCCACAGAATAAACGAGTGCATCAGGCCGCCGTAGAGATCCCTGTTGAACTGCTTCTCGTTCGAGAGGACAATCTTGGCTGCACTGACGATGCGAGCCGGTAACTCATTGACTCGAGCGAACGGATCGTCGTCACCCTCGGCGTACCGACTGAATCGTCGGTACACGCCGTAGGCGAAGACTGCGAGGGTGATCGCAACGAGGAGATAGAACATCGCATAGCCGATGCTTCCGATCCCCAGGTAGGTCTCCCTCCCCACCTCCGTCTGTGCTATGACGTTCATGTACAATGACCCGGAGGGACACGACTTAGTTCTTGTCACACCGTCTGGCTGCCGATCGCTACGCCCTCTTGCGGAAATTTTCCTGCTATTTCGAGTTTATAATCGTTGTTGATAAGTACTCCGTGCATCCCCACGCTATCTGGCAACAGCCTTAAATAGCCGCCCGTCGGGAGTGTCCACCCATGAACGAAAAAACCGAGGAACTTCGAGATCTCTTCACCGACGTCACCGACGGCGAGGAAACCGTGACCGAATCACAGGAGAACACCCGTGGCTCGCTCGAGCGCGACGAACGAACGACCACGGAGCGCCTCGAGAACGTGATCGGCCAGATGCGCGACCGCTACGAGTTCGAGACGTCGCTGTCCGACGACGACCTCGTCGCAGTCGCGAAAGCGTTCTACGACGGTGATTCCGACGCGGACATCGCCGACGACCTCGATGCCGACGTCGACGCCGCCGACGTGTTCGAGGCGCGGATGGCGTTGCATCTCGTCGACGAGTCGGACGCCGACGAAGTCGACCTCGCGGCGATCCGCGACCGCGAGGAAGACGATGCTACGCTCGCTGCGGAGTACGACGTCGGTGAGGCCGAGATCCGACGCTACCGACGCGTCGCCGCGGCCGAAGACGAGTCGCGAGCGGCGAACGACCGCTACCGCGACGAGTTCGACAGCATCCTCGCGGACGCCGAAATCTCGGGGCGAATGGCGACCGACGTTCGCGAGGACGGCCTCGAGGACGCGACCGAAGGGATGGAGACGGAAGTCGACTTCTAGCGACGACCGATCGCTCCCATCGCGACCGGTTCCGTACGAGACTTTTTATTCGATCGGGCGGCCAGACGCCCCGTGTCTCGATCCCCCGTCCCGTTCAGCGATCTGCGGACGGCCGCGTACTGCCCGCGGAAGTGCTACTATCAGCGGACCAGCGACGCTGATCGCGAGCCACCACCGGAAGTCGAGGCGATCCGTGACCTCGCGACGCGCTACGAGGCGTTGCTCGCAGCCCCTGTGGCGACACTCGAGTCCGAACCGATCGCCATCGTCGCCGTTCGGTATCGGGAGCACCTCGAGCGACTCGCGATCGACTCACAGACGGCGGCCACTGGAAACGCCTCGTAACCCGATCGAGCACGATGTCCTCGCGACTGGTCGCTGTCGGGGAATCGTGGATAAGATCCTCGAGGACCCCCTCGAGCCGGTCCTGATCTCGGCCGGGAAGCTGCCTGAACACGGCGTCTGGGAGCCCCAGTCGGTCCACGCCGTCGCGGCGGCGAAGGCACTCGCGTGGGAACATCAGGAGCCAGTCGACCGCGTCTGGCTCGAGTACCCCGCCTACGGCGTGATTCGATCAGTCGAACTGACGACACGACGGAAGGCACGGTACCGTCGGGCGCTTCGGACGGTCCGCGAACTCGACGGGCCGCCGGCGCGGATCAGCAACCGCTCGAAGTGTGACGCCTGCGACTTCGCGACGGAATGTGGGGTTCGGACGCGGACGTTGCGGTCGTTATTGGGCCTCAAATAAGGTGTCGTGTACGATCTCAAACTCGTCTATCTGCCCTTGAAAGTCGCTTTTTCGAACGATTCTGCACTCGCAACCGGCCGATACCGAGAGACTTTTACTCGAAACCGAGTACTGACATCTACTGATGATGTGGCAAGACTTCGTCTTCCTCGCTGGAAGCGTCCTCTCGATCACCTTTCTCGCACCGACGGTGCGAGATCCGTCTGCTCGAGTGCCACTCGGCTCGAGCGTGCCGTCGATGACGATCGGAACCATCTACGGGTTTACGTACGCGACGCTGGGGATGACGTTCTCGGCGCTCGGTTCGATCGGCGTCGCGACGATGTGGTCACTGATCGCGTTCTATCGGGCACCCGGGGCACAGACCGGGCCGAAAAACATCGTCCGCTTTCTCCACGATCTGTTCCAGCAGAGTCGGCAGTTCCGTTCCACCGGGGCTCGAGCCGAGTCACGACCCGCCGGCGACCACGACCAGCCAGCCGACTAGTTCGTCTCGAGCCACGTGTCGATCTCGTCGGCCATCGCTCCACGGCGGTGGATCGTCCCCGCCGAGAGATCGACGACGGTACTTTCGGTGCCCTGGGTTTCGCCCGTCTCGAGGATCACGCTGGCGGCCTCGCGGATTTCTGGATCGAGTTCCCCGGGCGTTCGAACGCTTCCCTGCCCGCTGACGTTCGCGCTCGTCGCGGTGATCGGAGTGCCGGCGCGTTCACAGAGCGCGAGCGCGAGGTCGTGGTCCGGCACCCGGACGCCGACTTGGTCGCGACCGGCAGTGAGTTCGTCCGGCACGGCCTCTCGGCGACGACACAGCACTGTCACGGGACCGGGCAGGAACCGGGCCATAAACTGGCGCTCGCGGTCGGTCGCCCGGACGTACTGGAGCGCCGATGGGACCGACGGCACCGCAAGCGAGATCGGCTTCGATCGATCCCGGCCTTTCGCGTCGAAGACGGCGGCGACTGCGTCGGGATCGAGCGCATCTGCACCGAGTCCATAGACAGTCTCCGTCGGGTAGACGACGAGTTCTCCCTCCCTGATCGCGGCTGCTGCGCGCTCGAGATCGCTCATTTAGCTAGCTATCGTCCGGTCATCGACAAAAGCGTACCGTCACGGCGGACACTCCCCGGAAACGGGCGTATTTTGCGTCGTGTCCGCCCTCCTGATCGTCGGTGTGGCTGCCCGACTGGCTGTGGCGGGTTCGGCGTCGCCGCTGATACAACTCACTCGAGGCCGAGTCGGTCCTCGAGCGCGTCGTAGTCGGGGAATTCGGGCCACTCGGTCGCGACCCACGCGGCGTCGACGGTGCCGTCGTCGAGCGCGAAAAACGCGACGCGGGGTTCGCTGATCCCGGTCATACCGTCGAGTTCGTGGGCGATACCGTAGTCGTCGGCGACCCCGTTGGCCGGATCAGCAAAGAACGGAAACGGGACCTCGTTCTCGTCGATGAACCGCGAGATTTCGTACGGTGTCGAGGCCGTCACGCCGACGACCTGCTCTTTGCGGTCGGCCCACCCGCGCTCGATGAGTTCGTCCCAGACGTACTTGCCGACGAACGAGCCGATCATCGGCGTGAATACGAGGATCGTCCGCCCTTCGGCGACGAGGTCGGAGAGTGCCCGGTCCTGCCAGAACTCGTCGGTGACCAGCGGCCGCGTGAACTCGGGTGCGTCGTCTCCAGCTGTCGGGTGGTTCGCAGGGCCAAGGTCGACGACGTCGAATTCGGGCATTACTCCGCACCTCCGTCGTTCGCGACGGCCTGCGCCGCTTCGGTGTCTGCCCCCTCGCCGTAGGTCGACTCGAGGTACTCGGCGATGTTTGCACTCTCTGCCATCGTCACGCCAGTGGTCTCGTCGACGATGACGGGAACGGTTCGGACGCCGGCAACGCGCTTGACGACGTCTCGACGCGAGTGCAGCGGTTCGACGAACCGAGAGGTGTACTCGAGGTCGTACTCCTCGAGCAATCTGGTGACACGTTCACAGAACGGACACGCCTGCAGTCGGTAGAACGTGATCGGCGCATCGGGGTCTGTGCTAGCGGCGGCGTTCATACCCATTCGTTTGGGAAACGGGCGGGTAAGCGTGTCGTCGGCAGCAAGCGAGACGGAAAAATGGTAAACGGTTAACCGATCCGGACGTAAGCATCTACATCAATGGCGTTCTCTCTCCCTTGGGAAATCGTGCTCGCCGCCTACGAGGTCCCCGTCGTGGGTCTCGAGTTCGACCAGTCGACGGTGACGGTCCTCGGTGTGGTGGCGGTTGGCATTCTTATCGGACTCTCTGCGTTCTTCTCGTCGTCCGAAATCGCGATGTTCAATCTCCCGAAACACCGCCTCGAGGGGATGGTCGAGGACGGCGTCAACGGGGCGGAGTTGGTGAAATCCCTCAAAGGCGATCCACACCGCCTGCTCGTGACGATTCTTGTCGGGAACAACATCGTCAACATCGCAATGTCTTCGATCGCGACGGCGATCCTGTCGCTTTACTTCGGCGGACTGGTCGGCGTCTTGCTGGCGACGTTCGGGATCACGGCACTCGTCTTGCTCTTTGGCGAAAGCGTCCCCAAGTCCTACGCGGTCGAGAACACCGAGTCGTGGTCGCTTCGCATCTCGAAACCGCTGAAGGCGACGGAGTACCTGCTCTTTCCGCTCATCATCCTCTTTGACTACCTCACTCGACAGGTCAACAGACTCATCGGATCGACGGGGGCGATCGAGTCGCCCTACGTCACACGCGACGAGATTCAGGAGATGATCGAATCCGGCGAACGCGAGGGCGTCTTGGAGGAGGAAGAACACGAGATGCTCACGCGGATCTTTCGCTTTAACAATACGATCGTCAAAGAGGTCATGACGCCGCGGCTGGATATGACCGCGGTCCCGAAAGACGCCGGCATCGACGAAGCGATCGAGACCTGTATTCAGAGCGGCCACGCCCGCGTGCCGGTCTACGAGGGCAGCCTCGACAACGTTCAGGGGGTCGTCCACATCCGCGATCTCGTGCGCGATCTCAACTACGGCGAAACCGAGGCCGAAAACCTCCAACTCGAGGACCTCATCCAGCCGACACTGCACGTCCCCGAGTCGAAAAACGTCGACGAACTGCTGACCGAGATGCGCGAAAACCGGATGCATATGGCGATCGTCATCGACGAGTTCGGCACGACCGAGGGGCTGGTGACCGTCGAAGACATGATCGAGGAGATCGTCGGCGAGATCTTGAAAACCGGTGAGGAAGAACCGGTCGAACAACTCGACGAGCGGACCGTCATCGTTCGCGGCGAGGTCAACATCGAGGACGTCAACGAAGCTCTCGAGATCGATCTGCCTGAAGGCGAGGAGTTCGAGACCATCGCCGGGTTCATCTTCAACCGCGCGGGCCGACTCGTCGAGGAAGGCGAAGA belongs to Natronorubrum aibiense and includes:
- a CDS encoding type 1 glutamine amidotransferase; amino-acid sequence: MSQLRLAVLNAAHQDQNTTRNFRRELDASLAEFDATEGEVPHGFEYDGAVVTGSRSSVYWDEDWIRATKAWVSDAIDRDIPFLGVCWGHQLLADVLGGTVEDMGAYEVGYSEIEHFGESRLFDGIEESFTAFTSHSDEVSRLPPGAEPLATNQYSNHGFRKDRVFGVQFHPEYDPKTARELVHRKELSDERRDSVLAEITRDNYQQACEAKLVFENFLEFVRDVNGTEAVAESDAGSPSAQSSD
- a CDS encoding glutaredoxin family protein, whose protein sequence is MNAAASTDPDAPITFYRLQACPFCERVTRLLEEYDLEYTSRFVEPLHSRRDVVKRVAGVRTVPVIVDETTGVTMAESANIAEYLESTYGEGADTEAAQAVANDGGAE
- a CDS encoding redoxin domain-containing protein, coding for MPEFDVVDLGPANHPTAGDDAPEFTRPLVTDEFWQDRALSDLVAEGRTILVFTPMIGSFVGKYVWDELIERGWADRKEQVVGVTASTPYEISRFIDENEVPFPFFADPANGVADDYGIAHELDGMTGISEPRVAFFALDDGTVDAAWVATEWPEFPDYDALEDRLGLE
- a CDS encoding heterodisulfide reductase-related iron-sulfur binding cluster, producing MNVIAQTEVGRETYLGIGSIGYAMFYLLVAITLAVFAYGVYRRFSRYAEGDDDPFARVNELPARIVSAAKIVLSNEKQFNRDLYGGLMHSFILWGFLTLLIATTIIAVEQYGTELFFGFVFWEGDFYLAYQFMVDAMGLLFVVGIGMALYRRYWVRNHRLWGRHTSTEDDIFIWTLFGLGVGGFLLEGFRIYITGMPAHEVVSFVGYGLALLFSAVGLPTTEAALSANYVAAENLAWNAETLHWLTWWSHSLLALFFIGWIPYAKPFHMLSSFANVVVRDEKAGRRLPNVPADLDATNAESIDDFTWKELLDQDACTKCGRCSSVCPAKASDRPLDPRNVILDLKKYREELDAGGEEKPIIADGGTSVINTETMESCMACMACMDACPVEIEHLQSFTRLNRQMTDQGDISSSMQDVFQNVMQNGNTFGDSPRNRGDWTDDLEFDVADAREEKVDYLWYVGDFPSYDERNKQVARSLATILQEADVSFGILFDDEKYDGNDIRRVGEEFLYVELAGHHVETWEDCEFDKIVCTDPHSYNTFKNEYPEVDFEEFADDPMMPFDYEEFWNDDGEIEVYHWTQAVEELVSEGNLELTGTELDYTVTYHDPCHLGRYNDEYEAPRELIKATGCTLDEMPRNRANAFCCGGGGGGLWMDFEEEPKPSEERIREALEDTDAGPEIDKFVVACPMCMTMYEDGRKTGGYEDEIEIVDVAELIVEAIGKAEEANVEVAAD
- a CDS encoding hemolysin family protein yields the protein MAFSLPWEIVLAAYEVPVVGLEFDQSTVTVLGVVAVGILIGLSAFFSSSEIAMFNLPKHRLEGMVEDGVNGAELVKSLKGDPHRLLVTILVGNNIVNIAMSSIATAILSLYFGGLVGVLLATFGITALVLLFGESVPKSYAVENTESWSLRISKPLKATEYLLFPLIILFDYLTRQVNRLIGSTGAIESPYVTRDEIQEMIESGEREGVLEEEEHEMLTRIFRFNNTIVKEVMTPRLDMTAVPKDAGIDEAIETCIQSGHARVPVYEGSLDNVQGVVHIRDLVRDLNYGETEAENLQLEDLIQPTLHVPESKNVDELLTEMRENRMHMAIVIDEFGTTEGLVTVEDMIEEIVGEILKTGEEEPVEQLDERTVIVRGEVNIEDVNEALEIDLPEGEEFETIAGFIFNRAGRLVEEGEEITYDGVRITVETVENTRIMKARLRKLEEPPEPEADDEDVEIDEESVARD
- a CDS encoding L-threonylcarbamoyladenylate synthase yields the protein MSDLERAAAAIREGELVVYPTETVYGLGADALDPDAVAAVFDAKGRDRSKPISLAVPSVPSALQYVRATDRERQFMARFLPGPVTVLCRRREAVPDELTAGRDQVGVRVPDHDLALALCERAGTPITATSANVSGQGSVRTPGELDPEIREAASVILETGETQGTESTVVDLSAGTIHRRGAMADEIDTWLETN
- a CDS encoding conditioned medium-induced protein 4, with protein sequence MNEKTEELRDLFTDVTDGEETVTESQENTRGSLERDERTTTERLENVIGQMRDRYEFETSLSDDDLVAVAKAFYDGDSDADIADDLDADVDAADVFEARMALHLVDESDADEVDLAAIRDREEDDATLAAEYDVGEAEIRRYRRVAAAEDESRAANDRYRDEFDSILADAEISGRMATDVREDGLEDATEGMETEVDF